The following coding sequences are from one Capsicum annuum cultivar UCD-10X-F1 chromosome 3, UCD10Xv1.1, whole genome shotgun sequence window:
- the LOC107863664 gene encoding FCS-Like Zinc finger 14 — protein MAKVRGQKKIFLYINPSVFAPINNFISPKSTKSPNKFEDPNGVVGLGIVAAMSTNNQNAAILTISPRSPSNPIPILTNNSNIKKNKKPTIEEMEMCEEYTRVISHVGTNLVKKMEYFDDHFLGNVYHRSTAAAASAPPEAFRTADFLNTCSFCLKQLQGLDIFIYRGEKAFCSSYCRFKQISIDEYKEKCGSGAMKSPEYSASPCSGPMQFSAGVAVA, from the exons ATGGCTAAAGTGAGGGGGCAAAAGAAGATATTCTTATACATTAATCCTTCCGTTTTTGCCCCCATTAATAACTTTATATCACCCAAATCCACCAAATCCCCTAACAAGTTTGAAGACCCAAATGGTGTTGTTGGCCTTGGAATTGTGGCTGCCATGTCCACCAATAATCAGAATGCTGCAATTTTGACTATTTCCCCAAGGTCACCTTCAAACCCAATACCAATTTTGACTAATAATtctaatattaagaaaaataagaaacctACTATTGAAGAAATGGAGATGTGTGAAGAGTACACTCGTGTAATTTCTCATGTGGGTACAAATTTGGTTAAAAAAATGGAATACTTTGATGACCACTTCCTAGGAAATGTATATCACAGATCAACAGCTGCTGCTGCCTCTGCTCCTCCTGAAGCTTTTAGGACGGCAGATTTTCTCAATACTTGCTCTTTTTGCCTTAAACAGCTTCAGGGATTGGACATTTTCATTTACAG AGGAGAGAAGGCATTTTGTAGTTCGTACTGCCGTTTCAAGCAAATCTCAATCGATGAATACAAAGAGAAATGTGGTTCTGGAGCCATGAAATCGCCCGAGTACTCTGCTTCCCCTTGCTCTGGTCCAATGCAATTTTCCGCTGGTGTTGCTGTGGCATAA